In one Leptospiraceae bacterium genomic region, the following are encoded:
- the nadD gene encoding nicotinate (nicotinamide) nucleotide adenylyltransferase, protein MIGLFGGSFDPPHLGHLGIIRSFWKQFPEAKTLYLVPNRLSPFKEKKNVEKKDLLRMLEILVKEEQEDIRISNLELERETEKSYTIDTLKRFEKELPGEELQFLLGSDSLERFMDWKDSDEILRLAGLLVFQRPGFSAGIPDGMDEKKVLFLRNEPLPYSSSAIRKELGSGGRPEGLSEGVYSYIKQRELYI, encoded by the coding sequence ATGATAGGTCTGTTCGGAGGGAGTTTCGACCCTCCGCACCTCGGTCATCTGGGTATCATTCGGAGTTTCTGGAAGCAGTTCCCGGAAGCCAAAACTTTATACCTGGTACCGAACCGTCTTTCCCCGTTTAAAGAAAAGAAAAATGTAGAAAAAAAAGACCTTCTTCGTATGCTGGAAATACTGGTGAAAGAAGAACAGGAAGATATCCGAATTTCCAATCTTGAGTTAGAAAGAGAAACCGAAAAAAGTTACACCATCGATACCCTAAAAAGGTTTGAAAAGGAGCTTCCCGGAGAAGAACTTCAATTTCTTCTGGGTTCGGATAGTCTCGAACGTTTTATGGACTGGAAAGACTCGGATGAAATTCTTCGTTTAGCCGGGCTTCTGGTATTTCAAAGACCGGGTTTTTCTGCCGGGATTCCGGATGGTATGGACGAAAAAAAGGTTTTGTTTTTGCGTAATGAGCCTTTGCCTTATAGTTCTTCTGCCATACGGAAAGAGCTTGGAAGTGGAGGAAGGCCGGAAGGTTTAAGTGAAGGGGTCTATTCTTATATCAAACAAAGAGAACTTTATATATGA
- the yqeK gene encoding bis(5'-nucleosyl)-tetraphosphatase (symmetrical) YqeK — MKKAVYNTEFFKNEIQKEVSHSRYEHCLKVASLAEKLALSHAYPHAEKAYLCGIVHDITKQKSRDFHIELFERNNLNYRSEEIPLPAFHAFSGALYLREKYGLDDREILSAVKSHTLGDRKMGLLEKIVYVSDFLGSHFAMSHPRYEDWVNETCRDLNYGTYLKAMHVMEELIEKRQCIHPHTLEVYNLSLKYLKTDLDTHK, encoded by the coding sequence ATGAAAAAAGCCGTTTATAATACAGAATTTTTTAAGAACGAAATTCAGAAAGAAGTAAGTCATTCGCGTTATGAGCACTGCCTGAAGGTAGCCAGCCTGGCTGAAAAACTGGCTCTTTCTCATGCTTATCCCCATGCGGAAAAAGCTTATCTTTGCGGAATCGTACACGATATTACCAAGCAGAAGTCTCGTGATTTTCACATAGAGCTATTTGAAAGAAATAATCTGAACTATCGTTCAGAAGAAATTCCACTACCGGCTTTTCATGCTTTTAGTGGAGCTCTTTATTTGCGTGAAAAGTATGGATTGGATGATAGAGAGATTCTTTCAGCTGTAAAAAGCCATACCCTCGGAGATAGAAAGATGGGTCTTCTGGAAAAGATTGTATATGTCTCTGATTTTTTGGGTTCCCATTTTGCCATGTCGCACCCTCGGTACGAAGATTGGGTCAATGAAACCTGTCGAGATTTAAACTACGGAACCTACTTGAAAGCCATGCATGTAATGGAAGAATTGATCGAAAAAAGACAGTGTATACACCCACACACTCTTGAAGTATACAACCTGTCCTTGAAGTATTTAAAGACGGATTTGGACACCCACAAATAA